One stretch of Numidum massiliense DNA includes these proteins:
- a CDS encoding carbohydrate ABC transporter permease, protein MRNRDVAFWVFLAPVLVALLTVVIMPLIIGTYYSFTDWNGIDSKQFVGFANYSELFQDEEFLSALWFTAKFSIASVLAINVIGLGLAVIVTQKIKSRFFLRTVFFMPNLIGGLILGFIWQFIFIKVFASLGDLFGAQNLQGWLSTTETGFWGLVILMTWQMAGYIMVIYIAYLENVPQELLEAADLDGANRFQRFRHITFPLVAPAFTVSMFLTLSNSFKLYDQNLSLTAGGPYNSTQMIAMEIFNTAFGENQMAYAQAKAVIFFVIVAVISLTQVYINKKREVEM, encoded by the coding sequence ATGCGAAATCGGGATGTGGCGTTTTGGGTTTTTTTAGCGCCAGTTTTAGTTGCTTTGCTAACCGTCGTCATCATGCCGTTAATTATCGGCACGTATTATTCGTTTACCGATTGGAACGGCATTGACAGCAAGCAGTTCGTCGGCTTTGCAAACTACAGTGAACTATTTCAAGACGAGGAGTTTTTAAGTGCACTGTGGTTTACGGCCAAATTCTCGATAGCCTCTGTCCTCGCAATTAATGTCATCGGCCTCGGCTTGGCCGTCATTGTGACGCAAAAAATTAAGTCGCGCTTTTTTTTGCGCACCGTCTTTTTTATGCCAAACTTAATCGGTGGCTTGATCCTGGGCTTTATTTGGCAGTTCATTTTCATTAAAGTGTTTGCCAGTTTAGGTGACCTCTTCGGGGCTCAGAACTTGCAAGGTTGGTTGTCGACGACAGAAACAGGTTTTTGGGGTCTTGTCATCTTAATGACTTGGCAAATGGCCGGTTATATTATGGTTATTTATATCGCTTATTTAGAAAATGTACCGCAAGAGTTACTCGAAGCGGCCGACTTAGACGGGGCCAATCGCTTTCAGCGCTTCCGTCACATTACGTTTCCACTCGTGGCACCAGCGTTTACCGTCAGTATGTTTTTAACGCTGTCCAATTCCTTTAAACTGTACGATCAGAACTTATCGCTGACCGCAGGTGGTCCGTACAATTCGACGCAAATGATAGCGATGGAAATTTTTAATACGGCGTTCGGTGAAAATCAAATGGCGTATGCGCAGGCGAAGGCGGTCATTTTCTTTGTGATTGTGGCAGTTATTTCCTTGACGCAAGTGTACATTAACAAAAAACGGGAGGTAGAGATGTAG
- a CDS encoding DMT family transporter, producing the protein MAWTYLIIAGLFEIVGVVGIKQTSTHDNWTNNLLLYGGFITSFYFLSTAMQVIPLSTAYAVWTGIGTLGSAVVGILFFKESRHVLRLFCIAGILMIVVTLKIIS; encoded by the coding sequence ATGGCATGGACCTATCTTATCATCGCGGGTTTGTTTGAAATTGTCGGGGTGGTCGGCATCAAACAAACATCCACACATGACAATTGGACGAACAACCTGTTACTCTATGGCGGCTTCATTACGAGCTTTTATTTTTTGTCGACGGCAATGCAGGTCATCCCACTGTCAACTGCCTACGCCGTTTGGACCGGAATTGGTACGTTAGGCTCCGCAGTCGTCGGTATCCTCTTTTTTAAAGAATCGCGCCATGTGCTGCGTCTATTCTGCATCGCCGGTATATTGATGATTGTCGTTACGTTAAAGATAATTAGTTGA
- a CDS encoding glycoside hydrolase family 13 protein yields MKKVWWKEAIAYQIYPRSFMDSNGDGIGDLQGIISKLDYLRDLGIDVLWLCPMYASPNDDNGYDISDYKAIMAEFGTMADFDQLLQETHRRGMKLIIDLVVNHTSDEHEWFIESRSSKDNPKRDWYIWRDGKDGKEPNNWESIFGGSVWEYDEETDQYYMHLFSRKQPDLNWENREVREAVYEMINWWLDKGIDGFRIDAISHIKKAEGLPDMPNPDGLKYVPSFANHMNVDGIDDYLTELKERTFANYDIVTVGEANGVSAADAPLWVDEAHGKMNMIFQFEHLDLWQTEERREVDIVGLKQVLTRWQKGLEGRGWNALYIENHDIPRAVSTWGDDEQYWYESATALAAMYFLMQGTPFIYQGQEIGMTNVRFPSIDAYDDVKVKNTYRLKREAGVPHETIMASIWATARDNARTPMQWSDAPHAGFTTGTPWLAVNPNYKAINVAKQSISSTDKGSRSILHFYKQLIALRKGHELFTYGTYDLLLADDRYIYAYTRTLSGERVVVICNLSPQQADYRCDTFQLHRDQLLLHNYDVSPHDPLTAFALKPYETRIYRV; encoded by the coding sequence ATGAAAAAAGTATGGTGGAAAGAAGCGATCGCATACCAAATATACCCGCGCAGTTTTATGGACTCCAACGGCGACGGGATCGGCGATTTACAAGGCATTATTTCTAAACTGGATTATTTACGCGATTTAGGTATTGATGTCCTTTGGCTCTGTCCGATGTATGCCTCTCCCAACGACGACAACGGCTACGATATTAGCGATTACAAAGCGATTATGGCCGAGTTTGGCACGATGGCCGATTTTGATCAATTGTTACAAGAAACGCACCGACGCGGGATGAAATTAATCATCGATTTAGTCGTCAATCATACGAGCGACGAACACGAGTGGTTTATTGAATCTCGTTCATCTAAAGACAATCCGAAGCGCGATTGGTACATATGGCGCGACGGCAAAGATGGCAAAGAACCGAACAACTGGGAAAGTATTTTTGGCGGCTCGGTGTGGGAGTACGATGAAGAGACTGATCAATATTACATGCATCTCTTTTCGCGGAAACAACCCGATTTAAATTGGGAAAATCGCGAGGTGCGCGAAGCGGTTTACGAGATGATCAACTGGTGGCTAGATAAAGGGATCGACGGATTTCGCATTGATGCCATTAGCCACATTAAAAAGGCGGAAGGGCTCCCCGACATGCCGAATCCCGACGGACTTAAATACGTCCCCTCGTTCGCCAATCATATGAACGTGGACGGTATTGACGATTATTTAACAGAGTTGAAAGAGCGAACCTTTGCTAACTACGACATTGTGACTGTAGGAGAAGCAAACGGTGTGTCAGCCGCAGACGCCCCGCTTTGGGTCGATGAGGCGCACGGCAAGATGAACATGATTTTTCAATTTGAGCATTTAGATTTGTGGCAAACGGAGGAACGGCGGGAAGTAGATATTGTCGGCCTAAAACAAGTACTCACACGGTGGCAAAAAGGGTTAGAAGGAAGAGGATGGAACGCCTTATACATTGAAAACCACGACATTCCGCGCGCAGTGTCTACGTGGGGCGACGATGAACAGTATTGGTACGAAAGCGCAACCGCACTGGCGGCAATGTACTTTTTAATGCAAGGCACTCCCTTTATTTATCAAGGGCAGGAAATCGGCATGACGAACGTCCGCTTCCCGTCGATCGATGCCTATGATGACGTCAAAGTAAAAAACACGTACCGCCTAAAGCGCGAAGCAGGCGTACCACACGAAACGATTATGGCTTCGATTTGGGCGACGGCGCGGGACAATGCACGCACCCCGATGCAGTGGAGCGATGCGCCCCACGCTGGCTTTACAACGGGCACTCCGTGGCTCGCCGTGAATCCGAATTATAAAGCGATTAACGTCGCCAAGCAGAGCATAAGTAGCACTGACAAGGGCTCTCGCTCTATCTTACACTTTTACAAACAGCTCATCGCGTTAAGAAAAGGACATGAACTGTTTACTTACGGCACGTACGACTTACTATTAGCGGATGATCGGTACATTTATGCTTATACGCGGACACTCTCAGGCGAGCGAGTCGTCGTCATCTGTAACTTATCGCCGCAACAAGCCGACTATCGTTGCGACACTTTTCAGCTGCACCGTGATCAGCTCCTGTTGCACAATTACGACGTCTCCCCACACGATCCCCTCACGGCGTTCGCCTTAAAACCGTACGAAACGCGCATTTACCGCGTGTGA
- a CDS encoding DUF4097 family beta strand repeat-containing protein — protein MANRVILPLLVAVLVVAGCSGLGGEQATDAASVEVNGIDTIAITHGNTPVEVSYGDTDTLDVVLATTENGPKLALSKSDSSVDIGMEGGEFRLGIITLSQSLGPKLSVNVPKSFQHNVQFSGSSGSIKLRDLSLDHIQFDTTSGRFDAHGLTARHISGSTTSGGVSIDFATFATDINLSSTSGNILLKLNEKQPNMSVRATTTSGSKQVDFTMSSSSDKHTLSGTSGNGEHDVQLRATSGNITVTR, from the coding sequence ATGGCAAACAGGGTCATCCTGCCATTGTTGGTAGCTGTGTTAGTCGTTGCTGGCTGTTCTGGTCTCGGAGGTGAGCAAGCGACAGATGCCGCATCGGTCGAAGTGAACGGGATCGACACAATTGCCATCACTCACGGCAACACGCCTGTCGAAGTAAGCTACGGAGACACCGACACGTTAGATGTCGTCCTTGCGACGACAGAAAACGGACCGAAACTCGCGTTGTCAAAGAGCGACAGTAGCGTCGACATCGGGATGGAAGGCGGAGAGTTTCGCCTGGGGATCATTACATTAAGTCAATCGTTAGGGCCGAAACTATCGGTCAACGTCCCCAAGTCGTTTCAACACAATGTGCAGTTCTCCGGGTCGTCGGGCAGCATTAAGCTGCGGGACTTGAGCTTAGATCACATCCAATTTGACACGACGTCAGGTCGCTTCGACGCCCATGGCCTGACGGCGCGACACATAAGCGGCAGTACGACGAGTGGGGGCGTATCGATCGATTTTGCCACGTTTGCCACCGATATCAATCTGTCGAGTACGAGCGGGAACATTCTCCTGAAGCTAAATGAAAAGCAGCCGAACATGTCCGTCCGAGCGACGACCACTTCCGGTTCCAAACAGGTCGATTTTACGATGTCGAGTTCGTCTGACAAGCACACACTGTCAGGTACGAGCGGTAACGGTGAACACGATGTGCAGCTGAGAGCGACGTCTGGAAACATTACGGTTACCCGCTAG
- a CDS encoding LacI family DNA-binding transcriptional regulator, with translation MAITIKDVAKKAQVAPSTVSRVIADSPRISEKTKRKVRKVMEELGYHPNINARSLAVKATQTIGLVMARSTSQSMHNPFFPEVIRGISAYCRQKEYSISMTTGETAEEIFQDVVKMVQGSRVDGMLVLYSRKDDRVVQYLKEIDFPFVLIGKPPAENAGITYVDNNNYRAARELTDYLIGLGHEKIAYIGGDVKLTVTQERFNGYSEAMRLANFAVSDDYVKYIAFEREEGKRAVNEIMDLPQPPTALIVADDLVALGVLSALQEKQIKVPEEVSVVSFNNALISELASPPLTTVDINIFQLGFEAAKCVLELVEQPEMMSKHVIVPTAIVKRETCRRRD, from the coding sequence ATGGCAATTACGATCAAAGACGTGGCAAAAAAGGCGCAAGTCGCGCCTTCTACTGTGTCGCGCGTCATTGCGGACAGCCCGCGCATTAGTGAAAAAACGAAGCGGAAAGTGCGCAAAGTCATGGAAGAACTCGGGTATCATCCAAACATTAACGCGCGCAGTTTAGCGGTGAAAGCGACGCAAACGATCGGCCTCGTCATGGCGCGTTCGACGAGTCAATCGATGCACAACCCTTTTTTTCCGGAAGTCATTCGCGGCATAAGTGCGTACTGTCGACAAAAAGAGTATAGTATTTCGATGACGACTGGCGAAACGGCGGAGGAAATTTTTCAAGATGTCGTAAAGATGGTGCAAGGGAGTCGCGTCGACGGCATGCTCGTGTTGTATTCGCGTAAAGACGACCGGGTCGTGCAATATTTAAAGGAGATCGATTTTCCGTTTGTCCTCATTGGAAAGCCGCCAGCAGAAAATGCGGGGATTACTTACGTCGATAACAATAATTACCGCGCCGCAAGAGAGCTCACAGACTATTTAATCGGCCTTGGCCATGAAAAAATTGCCTACATCGGCGGGGATGTGAAGCTGACGGTCACACAAGAACGGTTCAACGGTTACAGTGAAGCGATGCGGTTAGCCAATTTCGCCGTATCAGATGACTATGTGAAGTACATCGCTTTTGAGCGGGAGGAAGGAAAGCGAGCCGTCAACGAAATTATGGACTTACCGCAGCCGCCGACGGCATTGATCGTCGCCGACGATTTAGTTGCTCTCGGCGTGTTAAGTGCGCTGCAGGAAAAACAGATAAAAGTACCTGAAGAGGTGAGCGTCGTCAGTTTTAACAATGCGCTCATATCGGAATTAGCGAGCCCGCCGTTGACGACTGTCGATATTAACATTTTTCAATTAGGCTTTGAGGCGGCGAAGTGCGTGTTGGAGCTCGTCGAGCAACCGGAGATGATGAGTAAACACGTGATTGTACCGACAGCGATTGTGAAACGAGAGACGTGTCGCCGGAGAGACTAA
- a CDS encoding DMT family transporter: protein MKPSDGKNSNTERFLTSRHNSTDRFPPGSRKDEEHPLYGAAHAKLERAYVYRHATIFVAAHIACIFLFGLVPPADLPAGSYEGQFLQWLLSGKNGYFQNDFVNKISALWMKGLIVHAVGWGLWYTVFPKQPPRDTTQTERINRVDTTRRSGRADAFDQTNHINQYRNEENTSRTHRIDLANRTQKASDVEQRIKTAPSVDVYPAEDVQPAEDVQPAEGVQPAEGVQRLSTSRAWLYVCAGGLLEIFWASQLKTGSIGLLTVIAMLGSFDLLVRAAKAIPIGTVYAVFAGIGASGTILADMFFFHEPISLLKIALILLLTLFIIGLKLTGDTSRGAA, encoded by the coding sequence ATGAAGCCATCTGACGGCAAAAACAGCAATACGGAGCGATTTCTAACGAGCCGCCACAACAGTACAGACCGATTTCCGCCAGGCAGTCGCAAGGATGAAGAACATCCACTGTACGGTGCAGCCCACGCCAAGTTGGAGCGCGCCTATGTCTATCGCCACGCCACCATTTTTGTCGCTGCGCACATCGCGTGTATCTTTTTGTTCGGCCTCGTACCGCCTGCTGACCTACCGGCCGGCTCATACGAAGGGCAGTTTCTACAGTGGTTGTTAAGTGGCAAAAACGGTTATTTCCAAAATGACTTCGTCAACAAAATAAGTGCGCTGTGGATGAAAGGACTCATTGTTCACGCCGTCGGTTGGGGATTGTGGTATACGGTTTTCCCGAAACAACCGCCGCGCGACACTACGCAAACCGAAAGAATCAACCGAGTGGACACTACACGGAGAAGCGGGCGGGCTGATGCGTTCGATCAGACAAACCACATCAACCAGTATCGAAATGAAGAAAATACTTCCCGGACACATAGGATAGACCTTGCCAATCGCACGCAAAAGGCGAGCGATGTCGAGCAAAGGATTAAGACCGCTCCTTCAGTGGACGTATATCCTGCAGAGGACGTGCAACCTGCAGAAGATGTGCAACCTGCTGAAGGCGTGCAACCTGCAGAAGGCGTGCAACGTCTATCGACTAGCCGCGCCTGGTTGTACGTATGTGCCGGCGGCTTACTGGAAATTTTTTGGGCCAGCCAATTAAAAACGGGGTCAATCGGCCTACTGACGGTCATCGCGATGCTTGGCAGTTTTGATTTGCTCGTGCGCGCGGCCAAGGCGATACCGATCGGCACGGTTTACGCTGTCTTTGCTGGGATCGGGGCAAGTGGAACGATCTTAGCTGACATGTTCTTTTTCCACGAGCCAATCAGCTTACTCAAAATTGCGCTCATCTTGCTGCTAACATTGTTTATTATCGGATTAAAGTTGACGGGCGATACCAGTCGGGGGGCGGCATAA
- a CDS encoding carbohydrate ABC transporter permease, which translates to MKKKHPYVTEIFGVLLALLWLSPFYLMIVNSFKTKREIFTDTLRIPEVWTVDNYVEAFAQLDFVQTLMNSLIITVVSVTVIIVCSAMAAYALSRNKSKLSGLLFFVFVAAMLIPFQSVMIPLVSIFGKMEMLNRMGLIFMYLGFGSSLSIFLFHGTLNGVPTALDEAAAIDGCNKYQTFWRIIFPLLKPIAVTVGILNTIWIWNDYLLPSLVINQEGTQTIPLKMFFFFGEYTKQWHLAMAGLTLGIIPVIVAYFFAQRQIIKGVAEGAVK; encoded by the coding sequence GTGAAAAAAAAGCACCCGTACGTTACCGAAATTTTCGGCGTGTTGTTGGCTTTATTGTGGCTCTCCCCGTTTTATTTAATGATCGTCAATTCGTTTAAAACAAAACGAGAGATTTTTACCGACACGTTGCGCATCCCAGAAGTATGGACGGTCGATAATTACGTCGAGGCGTTCGCGCAACTCGACTTTGTGCAGACGTTAATGAACTCGCTAATCATTACGGTTGTCAGTGTGACGGTGATCATCGTCTGTTCCGCCATGGCCGCTTACGCTCTTTCACGCAATAAAAGCAAGTTGAGTGGGCTGCTGTTTTTTGTGTTCGTTGCGGCGATGCTCATTCCGTTTCAGTCGGTCATGATCCCACTTGTCTCCATTTTTGGTAAAATGGAGATGTTAAATCGGATGGGGCTGATCTTTATGTACCTAGGGTTTGGCTCCAGCTTGTCGATTTTTTTATTTCACGGCACACTTAATGGGGTCCCAACGGCGCTAGATGAAGCGGCGGCAATCGACGGTTGCAACAAATATCAAACGTTTTGGCGCATTATTTTTCCGTTGTTAAAACCGATTGCTGTGACGGTCGGCATTTTAAACACGATTTGGATTTGGAATGACTATTTATTGCCCTCTCTCGTCATAAATCAAGAAGGGACGCAAACGATCCCGCTAAAAATGTTCTTCTTTTTCGGCGAATACACGAAGCAGTGGCATTTAGCGATGGCAGGGTTGACACTCGGCATCATTCCGGTCATTGTCGCTTACTTTTTTGCGCAGCGACAAATTATTAAAGGCGTCGCGGAAGGTGCGGTTAAGTAA
- a CDS encoding ABC transporter substrate-binding protein: protein MKTRKVFLAMVALLLVVSVGLVGCSSTSGGDEGKGSTESKDKEQVTLDVFQFKVEFKKAFEDVAKTYEKENSNVKINITTVGGGEDYGAALKSKFASGNEPAIFNVGGPQDVLDWDGKLADLADTKAAAAALEGTLDGVQKDGETLGLPYNQEGYGFIYNKKVFAEAGIDADKIKSFTDLEKAVKTLDEKKEKLQLDAVFAFPAKETWVTGLHLANTFLAPEFDHNVLNAFNADTVGFKYEDAMKKVVDLQNKYSVQPTVSLDYSKQVEELFSTERVAIIQQGNWVYNSIADIDPELAEEHIGIIPIPVEGYEEDVLPVGVPMYWAVNKNKDEHVIEEAKKFLDWLYTSEEGKEIVLNDFKFIPAYDGYDADKIADPLAATIYDYAQKKQTIGWIFMGEPTGWGQNKLGTNIQKYLSEKMSWDDVIKQSQQAWEKARKK from the coding sequence ATGAAGACACGGAAAGTTTTTTTAGCTATGGTCGCGCTGTTGCTCGTCGTGAGCGTCGGTTTGGTCGGTTGTTCATCGACGAGTGGTGGAGATGAGGGGAAAGGCAGTACAGAGAGTAAAGACAAGGAACAAGTTACTTTGGATGTGTTTCAATTTAAGGTAGAGTTTAAGAAAGCGTTTGAAGATGTTGCCAAAACGTATGAGAAGGAAAACAGCAATGTAAAAATTAACATCACGACTGTCGGTGGCGGCGAAGACTACGGCGCTGCGTTAAAGTCTAAGTTTGCTTCCGGCAACGAACCAGCTATTTTTAACGTCGGCGGACCGCAAGACGTTCTCGATTGGGATGGGAAACTAGCAGACCTCGCAGATACGAAAGCAGCGGCCGCGGCGTTAGAAGGCACGCTTGACGGCGTCCAAAAAGACGGAGAAACGTTAGGGCTACCTTACAACCAAGAAGGTTACGGCTTTATTTACAACAAGAAGGTTTTTGCCGAAGCTGGTATTGACGCGGACAAAATTAAGAGCTTTACAGATTTGGAAAAAGCGGTAAAGACGTTAGATGAGAAAAAAGAAAAGTTACAGCTAGACGCTGTGTTTGCGTTCCCCGCGAAAGAAACGTGGGTGACGGGGCTGCATTTGGCCAATACGTTTTTGGCTCCCGAATTTGACCACAACGTGTTAAACGCCTTCAATGCCGACACCGTAGGATTTAAGTACGAAGACGCCATGAAAAAAGTTGTGGACTTACAAAATAAATACTCCGTGCAGCCGACGGTCAGCCTCGACTACTCAAAACAAGTCGAAGAACTATTCTCGACTGAGCGTGTGGCGATCATTCAGCAAGGAAACTGGGTGTATAACTCGATTGCCGATATTGACCCGGAGCTCGCTGAAGAACATATCGGAATCATCCCGATTCCAGTGGAAGGATACGAAGAAGACGTTCTCCCTGTCGGTGTGCCGATGTACTGGGCCGTCAATAAAAACAAAGATGAGCATGTGATCGAGGAAGCGAAGAAATTTCTCGATTGGTTGTACACGAGTGAAGAAGGTAAAGAAATCGTCTTGAACGACTTTAAATTTATTCCCGCTTATGACGGTTACGATGCGGACAAGATTGCCGATCCGTTAGCGGCCACTATTTACGACTACGCCCAAAAGAAACAGACGATCGGCTGGATCTTCATGGGTGAGCCAACTGGCTGGGGACAAAATAAACTAGGGACGAACATCCAAAAGTACCTTAGTGAAAAGATGAGTTGGGACGACGTCATTAAACAGTCGCAACAAGCGTGGGAAAAGGCGCGAAAGAAATAA
- a CDS encoding glycoside hydrolase family 13 protein — translation MTHNWWKESVVYQIYPRSFMDSNGDGIGDLQGIISKLDYLQTLGVDVIWLSPIYASPNDDNGYDISDYRSILPEFGTMDDFDELLAAAHARGLKVIMDLVVNHTSDEHAWFVEARQSRESPYRDYYIWKPGKDGQAPNNWESNFGGSAWEYDEATDEYYLHLFSKKQPDLNWENPRMRRDIYDMMTWWLDKGIDGFRMDVINFISKHPDLPDGERIAGKKYASGSPYYVNGPRVHAFLQEMNAQVLSRHDLLTVGEMPGVTVEEAQRYTGEDRQELNMVFQFEHVGLGSGPNGKWSNLSWKLPDLKRILSRWQYGLAETGWNSLYWNNHDQPRVVSKFGDDGAYRVESAKMLATCLHLMQGTPYIYQGEELGMTNVAFPSIAHYRDIETINFYNEAMRQEGSDEDDVLAAIHAISRDNARTPMQWNAEEQAGFTTGTPWLAVNPNYRSINAAQALSDEHSVFYYYQQLIRLRKQYPLIVYGRYELLLPDDEQIFAYTRTLGKEQLLVLCNFSASRAVCELPAPLSTQLSASSAKVLIANYDDREREQEQVDGCLDLRPYEAVAFLLER, via the coding sequence ATGACGCACAATTGGTGGAAAGAAAGTGTCGTTTATCAAATATACCCGCGCAGTTTTATGGACAGCAACGGGGATGGGATCGGTGACTTGCAGGGCATCATTTCTAAGCTCGATTATTTGCAAACGCTCGGTGTCGACGTTATTTGGCTATCGCCGATTTATGCCTCGCCGAACGACGACAACGGCTACGATATTAGCGATTACCGCAGCATTTTGCCGGAATTCGGGACGATGGACGATTTCGATGAACTGCTCGCGGCGGCCCATGCGCGGGGATTAAAGGTCATTATGGACCTCGTCGTCAACCACACGTCCGACGAACATGCGTGGTTCGTCGAAGCGCGCCAGTCGAGAGAGAGCCCTTACCGCGACTATTACATTTGGAAACCTGGGAAGGACGGGCAGGCGCCGAACAACTGGGAAAGTAACTTTGGCGGCTCGGCTTGGGAATACGACGAGGCGACGGATGAATACTACTTGCACTTGTTTAGTAAGAAACAGCCAGACCTCAATTGGGAAAATCCGCGCATGAGACGCGACATTTACGACATGATGACGTGGTGGTTGGATAAAGGGATCGACGGGTTTCGCATGGACGTTATTAACTTTATTTCGAAACACCCCGACTTGCCTGACGGGGAACGAATCGCCGGGAAAAAATATGCGTCAGGAAGTCCGTATTACGTGAATGGGCCGCGCGTTCACGCGTTTTTACAAGAAATGAATGCGCAGGTGCTATCACGCCACGACCTACTCACCGTCGGGGAAATGCCCGGTGTGACGGTTGAGGAGGCGCAGCGCTACACTGGGGAAGACAGGCAAGAGCTCAACATGGTATTTCAGTTTGAGCACGTCGGACTCGGCAGTGGGCCGAATGGCAAGTGGAGTAACCTCTCGTGGAAGTTGCCCGACTTAAAGCGCATCCTCTCGCGGTGGCAATATGGCTTAGCGGAGACAGGGTGGAACAGCTTGTATTGGAACAACCACGATCAGCCGCGCGTCGTTTCTAAGTTTGGCGACGACGGGGCGTATCGCGTCGAAAGTGCGAAAATGCTGGCGACGTGTCTCCACCTGATGCAAGGCACGCCTTACATTTATCAAGGGGAAGAGCTCGGGATGACGAACGTCGCCTTCCCGTCGATCGCCCACTACCGCGACATTGAAACGATTAACTTTTACAACGAAGCGATGCGGCAGGAAGGCAGCGATGAAGACGACGTGCTAGCAGCAATTCACGCCATTAGCCGCGACAATGCCCGCACGCCGATGCAGTGGAACGCGGAGGAGCAGGCGGGGTTTACGACCGGGACGCCGTGGCTCGCCGTTAATCCGAATTACCGTTCGATCAATGCAGCGCAGGCGCTCAGCGACGAACACTCCGTCTTTTACTACTACCAGCAGCTCATTCGCTTGCGCAAACAATACCCGCTCATCGTTTACGGCCGGTATGAGTTACTTCTTCCGGACGACGAACAAATTTTTGCTTACACGCGGACGCTCGGAAAGGAACAGTTACTCGTCCTCTGCAATTTTTCCGCTTCGCGAGCCGTATGTGAGCTACCCGCACCGCTGTCCACCCAGCTGTCCGCTTCTAGCGCAAAGGTGTTGATCGCCAATTACGACGATCGGGAACGGGAGCAGGAGCAGGTGGACGGTTGTCTCGACCTTCGTCCGTATGAGGCGGTAGCTTTTTTACTCGAAAGGTGA